AGAACAAAAAGAAAATGATGAATTTGCATCTTTGGCTTCAAAGTCAAATATTTTTGAAAATTTAAGCGTTACAAGTGGAGGGAAAAATATCAAAATTTTAGTATTTTTTACAACATGGTGCGATCCTTGCAAGGGGATTTTACCGCATTTGGATAATCTTAAAAAACAATTTGGAGATAAGATTGCATTTTTTGGGATTCCTATTGATGATTTGGTAGGAGAAGTAGAGAATTTTAAGGGTTCAGTGCAAGTATTTAGTGAAGAAAATGCACTCAATATACCGCTTATATTAGATGGAAATCGTGGAGAACTTTTTAAAGTGCTTGGTGGAATTGAAGGTGTGCCACTAATTGTTTTATATGGAGAGAATGGAGAATATATTATGCACTATTTAGGTGCAATTCCAGAAGAGATGATTGAATTTGATTTGTCACAAAATTTGGTTCAAAAGGGGCAGTGATGTTTAAAGTCTTTAAAAAAACATTAGAAAAAACAACGCAAAATATTCGGGATTTGCTTCCAAAAGCACGGAAGAAGCTCTCTAAAGAGGTATTGGAAGAAATTTTAATTGCGACAGATATGGATTATGATTTGGTTGAGATGATTTTATCGCCTCTAGGTAATGAAATTAGCAAGAATGAGTTAGAAGTTGCTTTGTTGCGTTTGTTTCGAGGGGAGAGTTATTATGATAAAGTGCAAGCCAAGAAAGTGAGCGCAAAGCCTTGTGTGGATTTGATTGTGGGCGTTAATGGAGCAGGCAAAACAACAACCATTGCGAAACTTGCAAATGCATATAAAAAACAAGGGAAAAGTGTGATTTTAGGTGCCGGAGATACTTTTAGGGCGGCAGCAATTGAGCAAATTAAACTTTGGGGAGATCGTTTAGGTGTTCCTGTGGTTGCTTCGCAAATCGGACACGACCCATCAGCGGTGGCATTTGATGTGATAACTTCAGCGGTAGCAAAGAATTTAGATGTCGCAATTATTGACACAGCTGGGCGTTTGCATAATCAAAGTAATTTACAGCAAGAATTAGAAAAAATCGTGCGTATTTGTAATAAGGCAAAAGAAGGCGCGCCTCATCGCAAAATTTTAATTTTAGACGGCACGCAAGGAACTTCAAGTCTAGATCAAGCTAAGATTTTCAACCAAACACTTGGAGGTGTAGATGGAGTGATTATTACGAAGCTTGATGGCACAAGCAAAGGGGGAGCAATTTTTAGTATGATTTATGCGTTGCGCGTGCCAATTTTATATATTGGTGTTGGCGAAGGGGCAGAAGATTTAGTTGCTTTTGATGAAAATGCTTATATCCAAATGCTTTTAGATTCTATATTTAGCGAGTGAGATTGAGTTTTAGAAAAACTTTTATATTGTTTAGTGTAATTTTGGCAAGGTGATAGGGTGGCAAAGAAGAAGGCGCAAGTTTTTGAATGTCAGCATTGTGGGTTTCAAAGCTCAAAATGGCTTGGAAAGTGTTCTAATTGTGGGGCTTGGGAGAGTTTTTTAGAATTAAAAGAGAAGCAAATTCAAGCTTTTAAGGGCTTGGAATCTCAAAACCTAAAAGTTAAGCGCATTACAGAAGTGGAGAGAGAAGAGTTTGTGCGTTTTAGCTCTGAGGAAAGTGAGCTTGATATTGTGCTGGGTGGGGGGATTGTGCTTGGAGGAATGTATCTTGTTGGGGGGAGTCCGGGTGTTGGTAAATCTACGCTACTTTTAAAAATTGCAAGCAATGTAGCAAAAAGTGGCAAAGAGATTTTATATGTGAGTGGAGAAGAGAGTGCTTCACAAATTAAACTAAGGGCGGAGCGATTAAAAGCATTAGATGAGAATTTATATTTACTCAATGCTATTAAATTAGAAGAGATTTTAGCAGCAATTAGGGATAGGGAACATTCTTATAGTTTGGTTGTGATTGATAGTATTCAAACGCTTTATAGTGAGGCAATCAGCTCAAGTCCAGGGAGTGTTTCGCAAGTGCGCGAGGTAACATTTGAGCTAATGCGCCTTGCAAAAGAATATGGGATTTGTGTATTTATAATCGGACATATTACAAAAGAAGGGACGATTGCTGGACCTAGGATTTTAGAGCATATGGTGGATTGTGTGCTGTATTTTGAAGGGGATTCAAGTAGGGAGTTGCGCTTTTTGCGTGGATTTAAGAATCGTTTTGGAAATACAAGTGAGATTGGAATCTTTGAAATGCAAAGCAATGGTTTAGTGGGTGCAAAAGAAGCTTCTAAGATTTTTTTCTCACAAAAGACTTCGAACCCAGGAAGTGCGCTAAGTGTGGTAATGGAAGGGTCACGCGCACTTGTGCTTGAAGTGCAAGCTTTAGTTAGTGATTGCGCTTATGGCGTTCCAAAGCGTGCTTGCACGGGATTTGATCAAAGTCGTTTAAATATGATTTTAGCACTTTTAGAGCGTAAATTAGAGATTCCATTAAATCGCTATGATGTGTTTATTAATATTACAGGTGGGATTAAGATTGTTGAAACAGCGGCGGATTTAGCAGTTGTTGCAGCGATTTTATCGAGTTTTAGGAATCGTGCTTTGTCAAACTCTAGCGTATTTATTGGGGAGGTAAGTTTAGTGGGCGATGTGCGTGATGTGTCTAATGTAGAACAGAGATTAAAAGAGGCAATTTCGCTTGGAATCACGCATGCTATTGTGCCTAAGAAACCCAAGCAAAGCTTGGCGATTAAGTGTTATGAGGCGCAAGAAGTTACAAAAATTATTGATTGGATGTAGGGTTTGGGATAAAATCCTCTAAAATCTCTTCTTGCATAATATGCGTGATTTCTAGCGTGAAATCTGTGTTAAAGGCGTTTTCTACAATGACAATAGGCGAAGTGAAAAATCCATTAGGATA
The Helicobacter winghamensis ATCC BAA-430 DNA segment above includes these coding regions:
- a CDS encoding TlpA family protein disulfide reductase — encoded protein: MRLIWLGMVFSLCLLVFIGCGESTQEIIEPEQKILKSLPLQADNGETLIVSQKEQKENDEFASLASKSNIFENLSVTSGGKNIKILVFFTTWCDPCKGILPHLDNLKKQFGDKIAFFGIPIDDLVGEVENFKGSVQVFSEENALNIPLILDGNRGELFKVLGGIEGVPLIVLYGENGEYIMHYLGAIPEEMIEFDLSQNLVQKGQ
- the ftsY gene encoding signal recognition particle-docking protein FtsY, encoding MFKVFKKTLEKTTQNIRDLLPKARKKLSKEVLEEILIATDMDYDLVEMILSPLGNEISKNELEVALLRLFRGESYYDKVQAKKVSAKPCVDLIVGVNGAGKTTTIAKLANAYKKQGKSVILGAGDTFRAAAIEQIKLWGDRLGVPVVASQIGHDPSAVAFDVITSAVAKNLDVAIIDTAGRLHNQSNLQQELEKIVRICNKAKEGAPHRKILILDGTQGTSSLDQAKIFNQTLGGVDGVIITKLDGTSKGGAIFSMIYALRVPILYIGVGEGAEDLVAFDENAYIQMLLDSIFSE
- the radA gene encoding DNA repair protein RadA — encoded protein: MAKKKAQVFECQHCGFQSSKWLGKCSNCGAWESFLELKEKQIQAFKGLESQNLKVKRITEVEREEFVRFSSEESELDIVLGGGIVLGGMYLVGGSPGVGKSTLLLKIASNVAKSGKEILYVSGEESASQIKLRAERLKALDENLYLLNAIKLEEILAAIRDREHSYSLVVIDSIQTLYSEAISSSPGSVSQVREVTFELMRLAKEYGICVFIIGHITKEGTIAGPRILEHMVDCVLYFEGDSSRELRFLRGFKNRFGNTSEIGIFEMQSNGLVGAKEASKIFFSQKTSNPGSALSVVMEGSRALVLEVQALVSDCAYGVPKRACTGFDQSRLNMILALLERKLEIPLNRYDVFINITGGIKIVETAADLAVVAAILSSFRNRALSNSSVFIGEVSLVGDVRDVSNVEQRLKEAISLGITHAIVPKKPKQSLAIKCYEAQEVTKIIDWM